Proteins encoded within one genomic window of Bradyrhizobium sp. CB1717:
- a CDS encoding acetoacetate--CoA ligase → MTDANVVQLTQPGAFADPLTEVLRNGRSSAGTGEEVVYRPDDGAVAHSQLTAFRQWCEARTGQNLSDHAAMDRFSVKEFRSFWRLFLEWCDLPREGAVEPICVGDACETARFFPDLRLNYTECLLAGSPDQPVLTACHGGGSRERFTRGALRVAVVGLASSLQRLGVRRGDHVAAIARNNAEVVIAALATAAVGATFASCAPDMGVPAILARFAPLDPVVLFGCLGAKPWDAGAPVAERVAGAAAGLPSLAAIVALDNGSLPAGERTVPLHRFADLFCDAVGDEEGPGWLRFPFNQPLFTMFSSGTTGPPKCIQHGAGGTLLEHVKEHRLHCDLAPGDKLLFQTSCGWMMWNWQLSALASGVELVLYDGPLEGPDTFWRIVAEERVTVFGTNPGYLHFCEQRRFSPGRAFDLSALRAVLSTGSILYPRQYDWVRDEVNGAVPLQSISGGTDIIGCFVLGNPNLPIRRGEIQCRSLGLDVRSLPRPDDPEAGIGELVCANPFPSRPLGFHGDADGTRFHAAYFAQNPGFWTHGDLIEVTPQGGWRLHGRSDGVLNVRGIRIGTAEIYRILDNIEEIREAMAVEQQAEEEAGGSRMILLIVLREGLVIDDMLAKHIRSELARCGSPAFAPARIAQVAALPVTFSGKRSEAAARDAVNGRPVRNRDALQNPECLKTIAEHPVLRAPPAIRASRGPAPAGGVIRDGDRLRRELQAICEHMLGVSPIGWSENLLGLGADSLALVNLLLEIEGYAGRPMPLSAFLSAQSVEAMATVLSTGAGAMAAQQAGSGPDDQEPVCRFLEEARVERATIATVSIVRSDNMPIPMISLVRSKLALLNYELRRLYFVLVWKMDIKKGTRISLSAKLDKVNPSGVHIGKNTAVAFRSAILSHDFVNGKYKDVFIGDNCLIGAGSLIMPGVQIGNNCIVSPNSVVLQNVPAGSIVMGNPAKIVLKNITTGPWGTRGPIQERSREKSAAIGGAECIEFKFEP, encoded by the coding sequence ATGACCGACGCTAACGTTGTCCAACTCACCCAGCCAGGAGCTTTTGCCGATCCGCTGACTGAGGTTTTGCGCAACGGTCGTTCCTCTGCCGGAACGGGAGAGGAAGTGGTGTACCGTCCCGATGACGGGGCTGTCGCGCATTCGCAGCTGACCGCCTTCAGGCAATGGTGCGAGGCTCGGACGGGGCAGAACCTGTCCGATCATGCTGCGATGGACCGTTTCTCGGTGAAGGAGTTCCGCAGCTTTTGGCGCCTCTTCCTGGAGTGGTGCGACCTACCTCGGGAGGGCGCAGTCGAGCCGATCTGTGTCGGCGATGCCTGCGAGACCGCCCGCTTTTTCCCGGATCTCCGTCTTAACTACACCGAGTGCCTCCTCGCCGGTAGTCCAGACCAACCCGTCCTGACGGCCTGCCATGGGGGCGGTAGCCGGGAGAGGTTCACGCGCGGCGCGCTGCGCGTTGCGGTAGTCGGGCTGGCGTCATCGTTACAGCGGTTGGGTGTGCGTCGTGGCGACCATGTTGCGGCTATCGCACGCAACAATGCGGAAGTGGTCATTGCCGCGCTCGCCACCGCTGCCGTTGGCGCGACCTTCGCCAGCTGCGCGCCGGACATGGGCGTGCCAGCCATCCTCGCGCGCTTCGCCCCCTTAGATCCCGTAGTGCTATTCGGATGTCTCGGGGCGAAGCCGTGGGACGCGGGGGCCCCCGTCGCCGAGCGTGTCGCCGGTGCGGCGGCCGGTCTACCGAGCCTCGCCGCGATCGTTGCGCTGGACAACGGCTCTCTTCCGGCCGGCGAGAGGACGGTGCCCTTGCACAGGTTCGCCGATCTCTTCTGCGATGCCGTTGGTGACGAGGAGGGACCGGGCTGGCTGCGTTTTCCATTCAATCAGCCCCTGTTCACGATGTTCTCCTCCGGTACTACGGGGCCGCCGAAATGCATCCAGCATGGCGCTGGTGGCACTCTGCTGGAGCATGTGAAGGAGCACCGGTTGCACTGCGATCTCGCCCCGGGCGACAAGCTGTTATTCCAGACCTCCTGCGGCTGGATGATGTGGAATTGGCAGCTCTCCGCGCTCGCCTCCGGCGTGGAGCTCGTTCTCTACGATGGGCCGCTCGAAGGGCCGGACACCTTCTGGCGGATCGTCGCCGAGGAACGTGTGACCGTGTTCGGCACCAATCCGGGCTATCTACACTTTTGCGAGCAGAGGCGCTTTTCTCCGGGGCGGGCGTTCGACCTTTCCGCTCTGCGGGCTGTGCTCTCTACGGGCTCGATCTTATATCCCCGTCAGTACGACTGGGTTCGGGATGAAGTGAATGGAGCGGTGCCACTGCAGTCGATCTCCGGCGGCACCGACATTATTGGCTGCTTTGTGCTGGGCAATCCGAACCTGCCCATCCGTCGCGGAGAGATACAATGCCGCAGCCTTGGCCTCGATGTCCGCTCGCTGCCGCGGCCCGACGATCCGGAGGCGGGCATCGGCGAGCTGGTCTGCGCCAATCCTTTTCCCTCCCGCCCGCTCGGCTTTCACGGTGACGCCGACGGCACGCGTTTCCATGCCGCCTACTTCGCCCAGAACCCCGGCTTCTGGACGCATGGCGATCTTATCGAGGTTACTCCCCAAGGCGGCTGGCGGCTGCATGGTCGTTCCGACGGCGTTCTTAACGTGCGCGGCATCCGCATCGGCACCGCGGAGATTTACCGGATCCTGGACAACATCGAGGAGATCCGCGAGGCAATGGCGGTCGAGCAGCAGGCCGAGGAGGAGGCGGGCGGCTCGCGCATGATTTTGCTGATCGTGCTGCGCGAAGGCCTGGTGATCGACGACATGCTGGCGAAGCACATCCGCTCGGAGCTTGCGCGCTGCGGCTCTCCCGCCTTCGCGCCGGCGCGCATCGCACAGGTCGCGGCACTTCCCGTCACCTTTAGCGGCAAGCGGTCCGAGGCGGCGGCGCGGGATGCGGTGAACGGCCGCCCTGTGCGGAACCGTGATGCCTTGCAGAACCCGGAATGCCTCAAAACGATTGCCGAGCACCCAGTTCTCCGGGCGCCTCCGGCCATCAGGGCATCGCGCGGGCCGGCGCCGGCCGGTGGGGTGATCCGGGATGGTGACCGGCTGCGGCGGGAGCTGCAGGCGATCTGCGAGCACATGCTGGGCGTCTCGCCCATCGGCTGGTCCGAGAATCTTCTCGGCCTCGGCGCGGACTCGCTGGCACTGGTGAACCTGCTGCTTGAGATCGAGGGCTATGCTGGGCGTCCCATGCCGCTTTCGGCCTTTCTGTCGGCGCAGTCGGTCGAAGCCATGGCCACGGTACTGTCCACCGGCGCTGGGGCAATGGCGGCGCAGCAGGCTGGTTCGGGTCCGGACGACCAGGAGCCGGTCTGCCGCTTCCTCGAGGAGGCGCGAGTCGAGCGCGCGACAATTGCGACAGTTAGTATTGTTCGGAGTGATAATATGCCAATACCGATGATCTCGCTTGTTAGATCTAAGTTAGCTTTGCTCAACTATGAATTGAGGCGGTTGTATTTTGTTTTGGTTTGGAAAATGGATATCAAAAAGGGGACACGCATCTCGCTTAGCGCAAAACTTGATAAGGTAAATCCCTCTGGTGTGCACATTGGTAAGAATACTGCGGTTGCTTTTCGATCTGCAATCCTTAGTCATGATTTCGTAAACGGAAAGTACAAGGACGTTTTTATTGGCGACAACTGCTTAATCGGAGCGGGTTCATTGATAATGCCAGGAGTTCAAATCGGAAATAATTGCATTGTGTCACCAAACAGCGTCGTTTTGCAAAATGTGCCAGCGGGATCCATCGTAATGGGCAATCCAGCCAAAATCGTTCTGAAGAATATTACAACGGGTCCATGGGGAACCCGGGGCCCAATCCAGGAAAGATCCCGCGAAAAGTCTGCAGCGATTGGTGGCGCAGAATGTATTGAATTCAAATTCGAGCCGTAG
- a CDS encoding glycosyltransferase family 4 protein: MLDRIDLAPLAYSGLNRDLELCSSLGSPIQKARFPLTEVGAMGLSANTSAGGDPPGAVLIIVENLPVPVDRRVWSEATALRQAGYTVSVICPKGRGYDKAYEQIDGVHIYRHPRGVEGSGAVTYLLEYTVALFWQFVLSLKVAHRHGFDILQACNPPDLTFLIAIFYKFFFGKKFLFDQHDPSPELYEVKFGRRDFFYRLLLLFERWTFRLADGVLATNPTLEQQAVERGGMPPDRVWIVRSVPDVRRFSQVKPDLSVRRTFRYLVGYVGMMADQDGVDLLVKAMEHIVKRMHRTDIACLIIGDGPEAGRVRTLTGELGIADNVEFAGYISGDALPAMLAACDIGVVPDPPNACNVVMSMIKVFEYMALGLPFVLFDLAQARADAGDAGLVVAEPTPRALGEGILALLEDEVGRERMRNSGRKRAYGEFQWEVEKRSLLAAYAQLVPRRARAHAGTPANSNAP; the protein is encoded by the coding sequence ATGCTGGATCGAATTGACCTTGCCCCTTTGGCTTACTCCGGTTTGAACCGCGACCTCGAATTGTGCTCCTCTTTGGGAAGTCCTATACAAAAAGCTCGCTTTCCACTGACAGAGGTCGGCGCAATGGGGCTCTCAGCGAACACATCTGCGGGAGGTGACCCGCCCGGCGCGGTCCTTATCATCGTCGAGAACCTGCCGGTGCCGGTCGATCGCCGGGTCTGGTCGGAGGCCACAGCGCTGCGACAGGCTGGTTACACCGTTTCAGTCATTTGTCCGAAGGGGAGGGGATACGACAAGGCATACGAGCAGATAGACGGTGTGCATATCTACCGCCATCCACGGGGTGTGGAAGGCTCGGGCGCCGTGACCTATCTTCTCGAATATACTGTCGCCCTTTTTTGGCAATTCGTTCTGTCGTTGAAGGTGGCGCACAGGCATGGATTCGATATTCTTCAAGCGTGCAATCCGCCGGATCTGACATTCTTGATCGCGATTTTTTACAAGTTCTTCTTTGGCAAGAAATTTCTGTTTGATCAGCATGATCCCTCGCCCGAACTTTATGAGGTCAAGTTCGGCCGCCGGGATTTCTTTTATCGTCTCCTGCTCCTGTTTGAACGCTGGACGTTTCGCTTGGCCGACGGGGTCCTCGCGACAAACCCAACCCTAGAGCAGCAGGCCGTGGAGCGAGGGGGAATGCCGCCAGACAGGGTCTGGATCGTTAGAAGCGTCCCCGATGTTAGGCGCTTCAGCCAGGTCAAGCCCGACCTGTCGGTCAGGCGGACCTTTCGATATCTCGTCGGCTATGTGGGGATGATGGCCGACCAGGACGGAGTAGACCTCCTGGTCAAGGCGATGGAACACATCGTCAAGCGCATGCATCGAACGGATATCGCCTGCCTGATCATCGGCGATGGGCCGGAAGCAGGTCGGGTCAGGACGCTCACAGGCGAACTCGGGATTGCCGACAATGTCGAATTTGCCGGTTACATTTCGGGCGATGCGCTTCCCGCCATGCTGGCGGCTTGCGACATCGGCGTCGTTCCGGATCCGCCCAATGCCTGCAACGTGGTTATGTCGATGATCAAGGTCTTTGAGTACATGGCCCTCGGGCTGCCGTTCGTCCTGTTCGACTTGGCACAGGCGAGGGCTGATGCAGGCGACGCTGGCCTGGTGGTGGCGGAGCCGACGCCGCGGGCGCTCGGCGAAGGAATCCTCGCGCTGCTTGAAGATGAGGTCGGGCGCGAGCGGATGCGGAACTCCGGCAGGAAACGTGCTTACGGCGAGTTTCAATGGGAGGTCGAAAAGCGTTCCCTCTTGGCCGCCTATGCGCAGTTGGTGCCGAGGCGCGCGCGCGCACATGCAGGGACACCAGCCAATTCGAATGCTCCCTAA
- a CDS encoding type I secretion system permease/ATPase: protein MAIQNGNAHAGDLGLRALSLFLRLHGVNAEPDQLRDSCGDSEIGIRAMLRCARDFGLKVASRTTHWKQLAGIGLPGIAGLRDGGFLLLGKVEEDAALVLHPTATQPKLMPRAEFEEIWDGRLILSGSQSLADRAHQAFAGLIARGRDVAVRAGDALMRAYPFVRRDTPVQDPGRGPVDGDESGLIAMAILLRCHGVAADPEQIRHRMGTSRVGVTEILRCTREFGLKARAQRSNWNRLAVTPLPAIAALRDGSFLILGKIVEDKLLVQRPLSSRPESVTQAELEAIWDGDIILMTRRAALTDLSRRFDIGWFLGAVHKYRGLLGEVLIASFFLQVFALVAPLFFQVVIDKVLVHRSLSTLDVLVAGLVALTLFETVLGTLRVHLFAHTTNRIDVELGARLFRHLMALPIAYFQTRRVGDSVARVRELENIRQFLTSSALTLVVDLLFTAVFLAVMFYYSTALTLIVLASFPLYIGISAGVAPLFRRRLDEKFNRGSENQAFLVESVTGVETLKAMAVEPQMQRRWEEQLAGYVGASFRVLSLNNTASQVVQMINKLVTAATLYFGARLVIGGDLSVGELIAFNMLAGRVSMPVLRLAQIWQDFHQARLSVDRLGDILNTIPEPSFSSARAALPPIRGKITFDHATFRYRADGPEVLHDVSFGVEPGQVVGIVGSSGSGKSTIGKLIQRLYVPESGRVLVDGVDLATVDLTWLRRQIGVVLQENVLFNRSIRENIALADPAMPMERVIEAASLAGAHDFILELPEGYDTIVGERGSSLSGGQRQRVAIARALITNPRILILDEATSALDYESERAIQQNMKRIAAGRTVLVIAHRLSTVRNANRIITLEHGRIVEDGSHDELIRSNGRYANLHYLQAGIHDVR, encoded by the coding sequence ATGGCGATCCAGAATGGAAATGCCCATGCCGGAGACCTCGGGCTGCGAGCCCTGTCTCTGTTCCTGCGCCTTCATGGCGTAAACGCCGAGCCCGACCAGCTCCGCGACAGTTGCGGAGACAGCGAAATCGGCATCCGTGCGATGCTTCGCTGCGCCCGCGATTTCGGACTGAAGGTCGCTTCGCGCACGACACATTGGAAACAGCTCGCAGGCATCGGCCTCCCCGGAATCGCAGGGCTGCGTGATGGCGGCTTCCTGCTGCTCGGGAAGGTCGAGGAAGACGCCGCGCTTGTGCTGCATCCGACCGCGACACAGCCGAAGTTGATGCCGCGTGCGGAGTTTGAAGAGATCTGGGACGGCCGACTGATCCTGAGCGGATCTCAAAGCCTCGCCGACCGGGCGCATCAGGCATTTGCCGGTCTGATCGCGCGTGGGCGCGATGTGGCTGTCCGTGCCGGAGACGCCCTAATGCGGGCATATCCCTTCGTTCGTCGCGATACGCCCGTCCAGGATCCCGGTCGTGGGCCTGTGGACGGCGATGAGTCGGGACTCATCGCAATGGCGATATTGCTGCGTTGCCATGGCGTTGCCGCCGACCCGGAGCAAATTCGCCATCGCATGGGCACCTCGCGCGTGGGTGTGACCGAAATCCTGCGTTGCACCAGGGAATTCGGCCTCAAGGCCCGTGCGCAACGGTCGAACTGGAACAGGCTCGCCGTCACGCCGTTGCCGGCAATCGCCGCGCTACGTGATGGTAGCTTCCTGATCCTGGGCAAGATCGTCGAGGACAAGCTCCTCGTTCAGCGCCCGTTGTCCTCCCGACCTGAATCGGTGACGCAGGCCGAACTCGAGGCCATCTGGGACGGCGACATCATCTTGATGACCCGTCGGGCTGCCCTGACGGATCTCTCCAGGCGATTCGATATCGGCTGGTTCCTCGGTGCGGTCCACAAGTATCGCGGCCTTCTCGGCGAAGTGCTGATCGCCTCGTTCTTCCTTCAGGTCTTTGCGCTCGTAGCGCCCCTGTTCTTCCAGGTCGTCATCGACAAGGTTCTGGTGCATCGAAGCCTCAGCACTCTCGATGTGCTGGTCGCGGGCCTCGTGGCTTTGACCTTGTTCGAGACGGTTCTCGGCACATTGCGCGTCCATCTGTTCGCGCACACGACGAACCGTATCGACGTTGAGCTCGGCGCGCGGCTGTTTCGTCACCTGATGGCGCTGCCGATCGCATATTTTCAGACGCGCCGCGTCGGCGACTCCGTTGCTCGCGTTCGCGAGCTGGAGAACATCCGTCAGTTCTTGACGAGCTCGGCGCTCACGCTTGTCGTCGATCTGTTGTTCACGGCCGTCTTCCTTGCGGTAATGTTCTACTATTCGACGGCGCTGACGTTGATCGTTCTGGCATCGTTCCCGCTCTACATCGGTATTTCCGCCGGCGTCGCGCCGCTGTTCCGCCGACGCCTCGACGAGAAGTTTAATCGTGGCTCGGAGAATCAGGCCTTCCTCGTCGAGAGCGTCACGGGCGTCGAGACCCTCAAAGCGATGGCGGTCGAACCGCAGATGCAACGCCGCTGGGAGGAGCAACTCGCCGGCTATGTGGGTGCGAGCTTCCGCGTGCTCAGCCTGAACAATACGGCGAGCCAGGTGGTCCAGATGATCAACAAGCTGGTCACCGCCGCAACGCTTTACTTCGGCGCCAGGCTCGTCATCGGCGGCGATCTGAGCGTCGGCGAGCTGATCGCGTTCAACATGCTGGCGGGGCGGGTGAGCATGCCGGTGCTTCGGCTCGCGCAGATATGGCAGGATTTCCATCAGGCCCGTCTGTCGGTCGATCGTCTCGGCGACATTCTCAACACCATTCCCGAGCCAAGCTTCAGTTCGGCTCGCGCCGCGCTGCCGCCGATCCGCGGCAAGATCACATTCGATCACGCAACCTTCCGCTACCGCGCAGACGGTCCCGAAGTGCTCCACGACGTGTCGTTCGGCGTCGAGCCCGGCCAGGTCGTTGGTATCGTGGGTTCTTCGGGCTCGGGCAAGAGCACTATCGGCAAGCTGATCCAGCGTCTCTACGTGCCGGAAAGCGGGCGTGTGCTGGTCGACGGCGTTGACCTGGCGACGGTCGACCTGACCTGGCTTCGGCGCCAGATCGGCGTGGTTTTGCAGGAGAACGTGCTCTTCAATCGCTCGATCCGCGAGAACATCGCGCTCGCGGATCCCGCCATGCCCATGGAGCGCGTCATCGAGGCGGCGTCACTCGCCGGCGCTCACGACTTCATCCTGGAACTGCCCGAGGGCTATGACACCATCGTGGGCGAACGCGGGAGCAGTCTATCCGGCGGGCAGCGCCAGCGTGTCGCGATCGCTCGCGCACTCATTACCAACCCCCGTATCCTCATCCTCGACGAGGCTACCAGCGCGCTCGATTACGAAAGCGAGCGCGCCATCCAGCAGAACATGAAACGAATTGCCGCCGGCCGGACTGTACTCGTCATTGCTCATCGTCTCTCGACCGTGCGCAATGCGAACCGGATCATCACTCTCGAGCATGGTCGCATCGTCGAGGACGGCAGCCATGACGAGCTTATCCGCTCGAATGGGCGCTATGCAAACCTCCACTATCTGCAGGCCGGTATCCATGACGTCCGCTAG
- a CDS encoding class I SAM-dependent methyltransferase: MRFEEIRELLGNIPFISPERGHVLYQHIRQHKPQHVLELGIGHGVSSCYMAAALHENGAGHLTCVDLIDAAFFPSAEELVSRANLTSFVSIVREKSSYTWYLKNLIEKRTPAGGICEPQFDFCFIDGPKNWTIDGAAFFMVDKLMKAGGWIIFDDYDWTYNSVYEPKTGGTSCDGINIPELAEDERTQPHIEAIFRLLVTQHPNYGAFRIDGNTWAWAQKVQSNDRKISLTYTPDFRYSFFSRLRSLYKRFRLS; the protein is encoded by the coding sequence ATGCGGTTTGAAGAAATCCGGGAGTTGCTTGGTAACATACCATTTATTAGCCCCGAACGGGGACATGTCCTCTACCAACACATTCGACAACATAAGCCTCAACATGTTCTCGAACTAGGGATCGGCCACGGCGTCAGTAGCTGTTATATGGCGGCAGCTCTTCATGAAAATGGTGCAGGACACCTGACTTGTGTTGATTTGATTGACGCAGCATTTTTTCCATCTGCTGAAGAATTGGTGAGCCGGGCAAATTTGACGTCTTTTGTGTCCATCGTTCGCGAAAAGTCATCTTATACTTGGTATCTAAAAAACCTGATTGAGAAGCGTACTCCTGCTGGCGGAATCTGCGAGCCGCAGTTTGATTTCTGCTTTATCGACGGACCTAAAAACTGGACCATAGATGGAGCCGCGTTTTTCATGGTCGATAAACTTATGAAAGCAGGCGGTTGGATCATTTTTGATGATTATGATTGGACCTACAACTCCGTTTATGAACCTAAAACAGGGGGAACTAGCTGCGATGGCATCAATATACCGGAGTTGGCTGAGGACGAGAGGACCCAACCGCATATTGAGGCGATATTTCGTCTCCTGGTTACCCAGCATCCAAATTACGGAGCTTTCCGGATAGATGGAAACACCTGGGCGTGGGCACAGAAAGTCCAGTCTAACGACCGTAAAATCAGTCTGACCTACACTCCAGATTTCCGTTACAGTTTCTTTTCAAGATTACGCTCCCTATACAAGAGATTTCGTTTGAGCTGA
- a CDS encoding AMP-binding protein: MTNLLREIAKSSEEITFVLDGTDPDAQCTLGQVIGRTASRFPQRTAIVSTRFAPLTYGDLQRRLDDIRGQLRVGGFDCRARIGVLMPCGPEAVLAILAVACCSTAVPLDPRLSPAEIDQRFGMLQLNALLVPQGSDTEARQAAERRGIAIIEAVPVGYGQLGLDVTVRAADSAAIDAEPAPHSPAFILQTSGTTAQPKLIPFSHSNMLAAAARLQAWFGLTHQDRCLSVSPPCYSHGLKVTVFTPLLTGGSIAVPGNNAIVALDEWLDLLSPTWYSAGPALHAAVLDKARKDAHAAHTLRFVVSGGAPLPPDVLDGLQRILAVPVLEHYGSSEAAQIAANLPPPGANRPGTCGQPRPGTLAIAGEDGHFLTAGERGEIWIRGPTVFSGYLDAPELNQAAFVHGWFRTGDIGSLDEDGFLSLHGRLSEVINRGGEKIAPAEVESALLRHRAVAEAAAFAVRHPRLGEDVAAAIVSHPHTQTTTAELRQFLQGELASFKIPHRVLILDQLPKGPTGKVQRRRLRELIDRAADHQEAVTEPDLNRGPLGLEAELLSLWRKLLKADALTIDDDFFASGGDSLLAMEMLLEVERRIGRALPDTILFGAETIRQLALKIAIEPGTQPTPFLQFNASGDRPALYFFNGSLVSGHSSMQRMVELLGPDYPINSIDPHGLHGEAIPPSIEKMAADRLPLILERQASGPFLLGGFCNGAIVAFEAARLLMAAGHRVDRVVMVDPPTVSARAAAQAILRPMKRLVSPYSLRWTYQLMVRLEQFFNGSTSKRVSQLYTALTNPKKLHDAVFNPYDTVPRALWEPYSLAMAQYLPAPLEVPVTFYAADHDGRAWRALSSQLEVIQVPGGHGGCLTIGPERLVAHLRQTMDAVADGVSSTIELYTSPISTGSIGDPMRNEI, translated from the coding sequence GTGACGAATTTGCTGCGAGAGATCGCGAAGTCGTCCGAGGAAATCACGTTCGTCCTCGACGGCACAGATCCCGACGCGCAATGCACGCTGGGTCAAGTCATTGGTCGGACTGCCAGCCGGTTCCCGCAACGGACTGCGATCGTCTCCACCAGGTTTGCGCCGCTGACTTACGGCGATCTTCAGCGCCGGTTGGACGACATCCGCGGGCAGTTGCGTGTGGGTGGGTTCGATTGCAGAGCTCGGATCGGGGTGCTCATGCCGTGCGGTCCGGAGGCGGTTCTCGCCATCTTGGCCGTGGCTTGCTGCAGCACTGCGGTTCCTCTTGATCCGCGGCTGTCTCCGGCAGAGATCGATCAGCGTTTCGGCATGCTGCAGCTGAACGCTCTTCTCGTGCCGCAAGGCAGTGACACAGAAGCGCGGCAAGCGGCCGAGCGGCGTGGGATCGCCATCATCGAAGCCGTTCCGGTCGGATATGGCCAGCTTGGACTTGATGTCACCGTGCGGGCCGCCGACTCCGCTGCTATCGACGCTGAACCTGCTCCTCACTCGCCAGCCTTCATCCTGCAGACGTCGGGCACGACCGCGCAGCCAAAGCTCATTCCGTTCAGCCACAGCAACATGCTGGCCGCGGCCGCGCGTCTTCAGGCCTGGTTCGGCCTGACGCACCAAGACCGCTGCTTGAGCGTGTCGCCCCCGTGCTATTCCCATGGGCTCAAAGTAACGGTGTTCACACCGCTCCTGACCGGAGGCAGCATTGCTGTCCCAGGAAATAATGCCATCGTGGCGCTGGATGAGTGGCTCGATTTGCTCAGTCCGACTTGGTATTCGGCAGGTCCAGCTCTGCATGCTGCAGTGCTGGACAAAGCGAGAAAAGATGCGCACGCGGCGCACACTTTGCGGTTTGTCGTATCGGGCGGCGCGCCGCTGCCGCCAGACGTACTGGACGGCCTGCAGCGCATTTTAGCCGTGCCCGTGCTGGAGCATTACGGCTCCAGCGAAGCCGCGCAGATCGCCGCCAATCTGCCGCCGCCCGGCGCGAATAGGCCAGGGACCTGCGGCCAACCTCGGCCTGGGACTCTGGCCATCGCCGGTGAGGATGGACATTTCCTAACGGCGGGCGAGCGCGGCGAGATCTGGATTCGTGGCCCTACGGTATTCTCCGGCTATCTGGACGCGCCCGAGCTCAATCAAGCCGCTTTCGTCCATGGCTGGTTTCGTACGGGCGACATCGGTAGCCTCGACGAAGACGGCTTTCTTTCTTTGCACGGGCGCCTGAGCGAAGTGATCAACCGCGGCGGTGAGAAGATCGCGCCAGCCGAGGTCGAATCGGCGTTGCTGCGCCATCGGGCCGTAGCCGAGGCCGCTGCCTTCGCAGTCCGCCATCCACGCCTCGGCGAAGACGTTGCAGCCGCGATCGTTTCTCATCCCCATACGCAGACGACGACTGCAGAGCTCCGCCAGTTCCTGCAAGGTGAGCTTGCCTCGTTCAAGATTCCACATCGCGTTCTGATCCTCGACCAACTGCCAAAGGGACCGACGGGAAAAGTTCAGCGGCGACGGCTGCGCGAGTTGATCGATAGGGCGGCCGACCATCAGGAGGCAGTGACCGAGCCTGATCTGAACAGGGGACCATTGGGTCTGGAAGCGGAATTGCTGTCCCTGTGGCGGAAGCTGCTCAAGGCCGACGCCTTGACGATCGACGACGATTTTTTTGCCAGCGGGGGCGATTCCCTTCTAGCGATGGAAATGCTCCTTGAAGTCGAACGGCGCATCGGCCGTGCCCTGCCGGATACGATCCTGTTCGGGGCAGAGACGATCCGGCAATTGGCTCTGAAAATCGCTATCGAGCCGGGCACGCAGCCAACCCCTTTCTTGCAATTCAATGCCAGTGGCGATCGGCCTGCACTCTACTTCTTCAATGGGAGCCTCGTCAGCGGCCACTCCTCTATGCAGCGGATGGTGGAGCTTCTCGGGCCCGACTACCCCATCAATTCCATTGATCCCCATGGTCTTCACGGGGAGGCGATTCCGCCGTCGATCGAGAAGATGGCTGCCGACCGCCTGCCGCTCATCTTGGAAAGACAGGCGAGCGGACCTTTCCTGCTGGGGGGCTTCTGCAACGGCGCCATTGTGGCATTCGAAGCAGCTCGCCTGCTGATGGCAGCCGGCCACAGGGTTGATAGGGTCGTCATGGTTGACCCGCCGACCGTTAGTGCCCGTGCGGCGGCGCAAGCGATCCTCAGACCGATGAAGCGACTAGTCTCGCCTTACAGTCTCCGCTGGACCTATCAGCTGATGGTCCGGCTCGAGCAGTTCTTCAACGGGTCGACGAGCAAGAGGGTTAGCCAGCTGTATACCGCTCTAACCAATCCCAAGAAACTGCATGATGCTGTCTTCAATCCCTATGATACGGTTCCGCGCGCGTTATGGGAGCCTTATTCACTCGCAATGGCGCAATATCTTCCGGCACCGCTCGAGGTTCCTGTGACGTTCTACGCAGCCGACCACGACGGTCGCGCATGGCGAGCTCTCAGTTCGCAACTCGAGGTCATCCAGGTGCCTGGGGGACACGGTGGGTGCCTGACCATCGGCCCGGAACGTCTGGTTGCTCATCTTCGGCAAACAATGGACGCTGTGGCTGACGGCGTGTCCTCTACCATTGAACTGTACACGTCGCCGATTTCCACGGGGAGCATCGGCGACCCTATGAGAAACGAAATCTGA